A single genomic interval of Sinorhizobium meliloti harbors:
- a CDS encoding trimethylamine methyltransferase family protein, with protein sequence MSGRRGGGRRSRAIRGGDGISQLPWQEVVNTYSPMQLLDEDRLEALHRNSMRILSEIGIRVMSEKAMALFEKAGAIVDRENLMIRIDESIVEAALATTPSSFTLTSRNPEKRLTIGGNRIAFGLVAGPPNVHDRINGRRQGNLADYQNFTRLAHHFNAIHILGNQVCAPMELPANSRHLDTYKANITLSDLSFHCTAIGRGRAVDGINMMAIARGISVEEMRRSPGVITIISVNSPRLFDDAMADGLIAMAEHGQPVTITPFTLMGAMTPVTLAAALCQQNAEALFGVTLAQLVNPGTPVMYGAFTSNVDMRSGAPAFGTPENAKANIIAGQLARRYKLPYRTSNANASNAVDLQAAYETEMATWGAVLGGANLIYHAAGWLEGGLTASYEKLVLDVEILQNMMGFLEPMPFSEDDLGFDAIKSVPAGGHFFGSEHTMARYETAFYQPMLSNWQNYGSWQEAGGHDALERATGIWQQALSEYEEPVLDPAIREELDAYMTKRRAEIGAGEP encoded by the coding sequence ATGAGCGGCAGACGCGGCGGCGGAAGACGATCGCGGGCGATCCGGGGCGGCGACGGTATCTCGCAGCTGCCATGGCAGGAGGTCGTCAACACCTATTCCCCGATGCAGCTTCTCGACGAGGATCGTCTCGAGGCGCTTCATCGCAATTCGATGCGCATCCTCTCCGAAATCGGGATCCGCGTCATGAGCGAAAAGGCGATGGCGTTGTTCGAGAAGGCGGGCGCCATCGTCGACCGCGAGAACCTGATGATCCGCATCGACGAATCCATCGTCGAGGCGGCGCTCGCCACGACGCCGTCTTCCTTCACGCTGACCAGCCGCAATCCCGAAAAACGCCTGACAATCGGCGGCAATAGGATCGCCTTCGGCCTCGTGGCAGGTCCTCCGAACGTGCACGACCGGATCAACGGCCGGCGGCAGGGAAATCTCGCAGATTACCAGAACTTCACCCGTCTCGCCCACCACTTCAACGCGATCCATATTCTCGGGAACCAGGTCTGCGCGCCGATGGAGCTGCCGGCCAATTCCCGGCACCTCGATACCTACAAGGCGAACATCACGCTCAGCGATCTCTCATTCCATTGCACCGCCATCGGGCGGGGGCGGGCCGTGGACGGCATCAACATGATGGCGATCGCGCGCGGCATCAGCGTCGAGGAGATGCGCCGATCCCCCGGCGTCATCACGATCATCTCGGTGAATTCGCCGAGGCTGTTCGACGACGCGATGGCGGACGGACTGATCGCCATGGCCGAGCACGGGCAGCCCGTGACCATCACGCCCTTCACGCTGATGGGCGCCATGACGCCGGTGACGCTTGCGGCGGCACTCTGCCAGCAGAATGCCGAGGCGCTGTTCGGCGTCACGCTTGCGCAACTGGTCAATCCGGGTACGCCGGTCATGTATGGCGCATTCACGTCCAATGTGGACATGCGGTCCGGCGCCCCCGCCTTCGGCACGCCGGAAAACGCCAAGGCCAACATCATCGCGGGTCAGCTCGCGCGCCGCTACAAGCTTCCCTATCGCACGTCGAACGCCAATGCCTCCAACGCCGTCGACCTTCAGGCGGCCTATGAGACGGAGATGGCCACCTGGGGTGCGGTGCTCGGAGGTGCCAACCTTATCTATCACGCTGCCGGATGGCTCGAAGGTGGCCTGACGGCCTCCTATGAGAAGCTGGTGCTGGACGTGGAGATCCTGCAGAACATGATGGGCTTCCTCGAGCCCATGCCGTTCTCCGAGGACGATCTCGGTTTCGACGCCATCAAATCGGTACCGGCCGGAGGACACTTCTTCGGTTCCGAACATACGATGGCGCGATACGAAACTGCTTTCTACCAGCCGATGCTGTCCAACTGGCAGAATTACGGCAGCTGGCAGGAGGCCGGCGGGCACGACGCGCTGGAGCGCGCGACCGGCATCTGGCAGCAAGCCTTGAGCGAATATGAGGAACCGGTCCTCGACCCGGCGATCCGGGAAGAGCTCGATGCCTACATGACCAAGCGGCGAGCGGAGATCGGGGCGGGCGAACCTTGA
- a CDS encoding GlxA family transcriptional regulator — protein sequence MRDTQEIRFAVLMFPNFPLMAFSSVIEPLRAANTLSGKRCYSWITVAAGEKITASNGIGIEPDFHVRNAPEVDRIVVCSGGDAEHLVADEEMAWIRKNLRSGAQLGAVADAAFFLARKGLLDGHSCTLHWTSQPAFKEAFPQLDMRSDLYVIDRRRFTSVGGIGSLDMMLDMIGRDYDAELADGVAGWFMHSPLRPDADRRKLTLRIRCGIADDLVLSAVAMMENAIEDLLRIGDLADRLNVSSDKLERAFKAELGVSPNSYYRNLRLGHAADMLTHSSLKVNEVAVACGFGNAANFSRAFKEQFGYVPHSVRRRVSRAGEAPRAVAGLK from the coding sequence ATGAGGGATACGCAGGAAATCCGCTTCGCGGTTTTGATGTTTCCGAACTTTCCGCTGATGGCCTTCAGTTCGGTCATCGAGCCGCTGCGCGCAGCCAATACGCTCTCCGGCAAGCGCTGCTATTCCTGGATTACCGTGGCGGCCGGCGAGAAGATCACGGCGTCGAACGGCATCGGAATCGAGCCGGACTTTCATGTGCGCAACGCACCGGAGGTCGACCGGATTGTCGTGTGTTCGGGCGGTGACGCAGAGCATCTCGTTGCGGACGAGGAGATGGCGTGGATCCGAAAGAATCTCCGATCCGGTGCGCAACTCGGTGCGGTAGCCGATGCTGCCTTCTTCCTGGCGCGCAAAGGGTTGCTCGACGGCCATTCCTGCACGCTCCACTGGACCAGCCAGCCGGCCTTCAAGGAAGCGTTCCCGCAGCTCGACATGCGCTCGGATCTCTATGTGATCGACCGCCGCCGCTTCACTTCCGTCGGCGGCATCGGCAGCCTCGACATGATGCTGGACATGATCGGACGGGACTATGACGCCGAGCTCGCCGACGGCGTCGCCGGCTGGTTCATGCACAGCCCGCTGCGACCCGACGCCGATCGCCGGAAGCTGACCTTGCGTATCCGGTGCGGGATCGCCGACGACCTCGTCCTTTCCGCTGTGGCGATGATGGAGAATGCGATCGAGGACCTATTGCGGATCGGGGACCTGGCCGACCGGCTGAATGTCTCGTCCGATAAGCTCGAACGCGCCTTCAAGGCCGAACTTGGCGTGTCGCCCAACAGCTATTACCGCAATCTGAGGCTTGGGCACGCGGCAGACATGCTGACGCATTCCAGTCTCAAGGTGAATGAAGTCGCTGTCGCCTGCGGGTTCGGAAATGCCGCCAACTTTTCCCGCGCCTTCAAAGAGCAGTTCGGATATGTCCCGCACAGCGTTCGCCGCCGCGTTTCGCGAGCGGGCGAGGCGCCTCGCGCAGTCGCGGGGCTGAAATAA
- a CDS encoding LysR substrate-binding domain-containing protein, with protein MKPPPPLNYIRSFECSARHLSFTEAANELGYTQAAISNHVRALEQYLGRQLFIRYPRSLKLTEMGEAFLPTLRQALNQIDFATEAVLASARNKTVVISCPTSLAENWLARCVAGFSRKHPDVEILLHGTIWEDSTEQIADILISIRRFDNMPASGMQLWNDRLVLLCAPQLVHGQNAIRTPADVLKSNWIAVHGRQEFWQEMADALGIDASANDKRLSTNSTNIALEMAASGAGCIVTTQSLARTYVDRGLLVEPFQIRTKSAWNYYLAEGQASKGTTVSKVRDWIIAEAQKVIG; from the coding sequence ATGAAGCCGCCGCCGCCATTGAACTACATCCGCTCCTTCGAATGCTCCGCCCGGCATCTCAGCTTCACCGAGGCGGCCAACGAACTGGGCTATACGCAAGCCGCCATCAGCAATCATGTGCGGGCGCTCGAGCAATATCTCGGGCGTCAGCTCTTCATCCGCTATCCGCGCAGCCTCAAGCTGACCGAGATGGGAGAGGCCTTTCTTCCGACCCTGCGCCAGGCTCTGAACCAGATCGACTTCGCCACGGAAGCGGTACTTGCGTCGGCGCGCAACAAAACCGTCGTCATCTCCTGCCCGACGAGCCTTGCCGAAAACTGGCTGGCAAGGTGCGTCGCCGGGTTCAGCAGGAAACATCCCGACGTTGAAATCCTTCTGCACGGCACGATCTGGGAGGATTCGACCGAGCAGATCGCCGATATCCTCATTTCGATCCGGCGCTTCGACAACATGCCGGCAAGCGGCATGCAATTGTGGAACGACCGGCTTGTGCTTCTATGCGCGCCCCAGCTCGTTCACGGGCAGAATGCGATCAGGACGCCGGCCGACGTTCTGAAATCGAACTGGATCGCGGTGCACGGGCGGCAGGAGTTCTGGCAGGAAATGGCCGATGCGCTCGGAATAGACGCCTCCGCGAACGACAAGCGGCTTTCCACCAATTCCACCAATATCGCGCTGGAAATGGCGGCGAGCGGCGCCGGCTGCATCGTGACCACCCAGTCGCTGGCGCGGACCTATGTGGATCGCGGCCTGCTTGTCGAGCCGTTCCAGATCCGCACCAAGAGCGCGTGGAACTACTACCTCGCCGAAGGACAGGCGTCGAAGGGAACGACCGTCTCGAAGGTGCGCGACTGGATCATCGCCGAGGCTCAGAAGGTGATCGGCTGA